A region of Nostoc sp. 'Peltigera membranacea cyanobiont' N6 DNA encodes the following proteins:
- a CDS encoding glycosyltransferase family 2 protein yields the protein MSDMILVSVVMPCLNEEAAIGSCIEKIQNTFNNAGIDGEIVVCDNGSTDSSVEIAESMGVRVVHQSLRGYGNAYLKGFNSARGKYFIMGDADDTYDFRLIPQFLDAIINENYDFVTGSRFLGKKGLENNPLLHRLIGNPAITSLLNGLFGTKYTDVYCGFRAFSREVYELIQPISPGMEFNLELAINAGFAKLKIKEIPIQLAPRKGESKLRTLRDGWRSLRMMLLYAPNKLFVYPGMFLLTLGMLIHIAVLADFLKYEGRSLGVVTGIFATIFSVVGFQILSLGLHAKTYSWSRRFDRDNFLLRKFYKFFNLETGLLIGTSMIVGGSSVLLYLTLQWLRFNLLPLPHPEWFTFAATVVIIGFEIDFSSLFISAMSMKKVERYEVPR from the coding sequence ATGTCAGATATGATTTTGGTTTCTGTCGTAATGCCCTGCTTAAATGAAGAAGCTGCTATTGGCAGTTGTATTGAGAAAATTCAAAATACTTTTAATAATGCAGGCATTGATGGTGAAATTGTTGTCTGTGATAATGGTTCAACAGATAGCTCGGTTGAAATAGCTGAAAGCATGGGTGTAAGAGTAGTACACCAATCATTGAGAGGCTATGGGAATGCTTATCTCAAGGGTTTTAATAGTGCAAGAGGTAAGTACTTCATTATGGGGGATGCTGATGATACTTATGACTTTCGCTTGATTCCTCAATTTTTGGATGCTATCATCAACGAAAACTATGATTTTGTCACAGGTAGTCGTTTCTTAGGGAAAAAAGGTTTAGAAAACAATCCCTTGCTGCATCGTTTAATTGGAAACCCCGCAATTACAAGCCTTCTTAATGGTTTATTTGGCACAAAATATACAGATGTTTACTGCGGATTTCGTGCCTTTAGTCGTGAAGTTTATGAGTTGATTCAACCCATCAGCCCAGGTATGGAATTTAACTTAGAACTTGCAATAAATGCAGGGTTTGCTAAATTGAAGATAAAAGAAATTCCAATTCAATTAGCCCCGCGAAAGGGAGAGTCTAAGCTGCGAACACTCCGCGATGGTTGGCGTAGTTTGCGGATGATGTTGCTATACGCTCCCAATAAACTATTCGTCTATCCAGGAATGTTCTTGTTAACGCTTGGTATGCTAATTCATATTGCGGTCTTAGCAGATTTTTTGAAATATGAAGGCAGATCGCTCGGAGTCGTAACAGGTATATTTGCAACGATATTCAGTGTAGTTGGTTTTCAAATTTTAAGCTTAGGTCTACATGCCAAGACCTATTCATGGAGTCGGCGTTTTGATCGGGATAATTTTTTACTACGAAAGTTTTACAAGTTCTTTAATTTAGAAACTGGTCTATTGATCGGAACAAGTATGATCGTCGGTGGTAGTTCAGTTCTTCTGTATCTTACCTTACAGTGGCTTCGTTTTAATCTGTTACCACTTCCTCATCCAGAATGGTTTACCTTTGCAGCAACTGTAGTAATCATCGGTTTTGAAATAGACTTTTCATCCTTGTTTATTTCCGCAATGTCAATGAAAAAGGTAGAAAGATACGAGGTTCCTAGATAG
- a CDS encoding glycosyltransferase → MNQENKSSVFIITGMHRSGTSLTASLMQSAGVNIGERLMGAAPSNPKGHFENLDFVGFHEYALRSQGISQEGWTIHKGIHVPQQLLDKAKLIIADNATLNYWGWKDPRTTLFLDFWEKLLPQAYFIFTYRSPWEVIDSLYRRGDEIFYSNPKYALQIWMHYNKIILDFYHQFPDKCILLNTDTIIADYTVISTLCGNKFGLKLKDPSEGIADKSLMSNLASKAHRQMLIKKFFSEAVELYNDLNEQADLKCQSVHIDPLEVDISFRDWALQDWLDIYKIRKDSKIELERSQSNLQQTQTELERSQSNLQQTQAELEHSQSQLQQTQAELERSQSNLQQTQAELEHSQSNLQQTQAELERSQSNLQQTQTELERSQSNLQQTQTELERSQSNLQQTQTKLERSQSNLQQTQTELERSQSNLQQTQTKLERSQSNLQQTQTELERSQSNLQQTQTELERSQSNLQQTQTKPNFQRINTRLRFFNHPLIKVVTKFYGLNEISPTGYLQGNLETPSPQENNINDTFLVSGWVFSRETKIKSLTLVIDSLVEELEYGFSRPDVSQAYPDVENAGLSGFIHSLILNNQHPGYTDIQIWAIFETGQPICCFARRVNFQPLSRSNYIKNKGSLRNLLLFVRSVIIKAITAYKQGRLPLSPTLWIYHLRRYYRQIQDFQNTEIKYSGIIHPWETQDLYQRWLQTNVLSSSLLGRMKRDAEKLAPKGVKISIVVPVYNTPKHFLKEMIDSVRSQIYTNWELCIADDASTKPHLKELLQQVMAEDSRIKVIFRQENGHIVEATNSALKITTGDYVALLDHDDILSSDALLHVAECIDKHPEVDWIYTDEDKINESGYHFDPQMKSSWNPEMAITHNFTHHLTVIRKTLIDRLDGMRKGFEGAQDLDLFLRVSEKTTPDKIQHIPHVCYHWRTHPESTASHGTQKQYVFNSAYNAIEDAIQRRGLRAKTFLPPIAKQHGLCLHQIKWDNSLIAENPVTIVIPTKDRVDLLKKCISSLEKTVDRRFVKLLIIDDCSTEQSTHQYFKKLQEDYVLQCRVIHSKRKIDVFNYAHLMNLACDHIDTPYMLHLNNDVQALELGWLEDMVGWMSIDGVGVVGAKLLYPDNTIQHAGVVVGPHNGLADHLFNHLHKEEIGYICLPHAARNVSAVTGACMLTSTNLYRELGGFDEDNFAVEYNDVDYCLRVLQSGKRIVYTPQTILIHETSASRGKSYNPREHINFIKKYKEFTDPFFSRNLNINSMLMAINPYHYSHVNRISKAKILFITHNLNLEGAPLIVYNYARYFASKGGYDICVISSKDGILRQEYEDLNIPVKIFQETLSLQKENLQKYHHRLQEIGESLNLKSYDLVVCNTLLSFWGIELAKLFKLPTIWHIHESQNLDRSINNFFSHASKEITQKILPDCFVNATRVIYQAEATRRIFHQFDIKGNFRTIPGGIDLEKIKYFRNTHNKSHLRDKYKISQEHLVISIIGTTCQRKGQHIFIEAIKELEKLCPDNFANISCLIVGARNSTYIDSNYLCLLKRQIQDLSLKNVSIYFETIDVYDFYALSDIFVCASFEESFPRVLLEAMAFELKIISTDVFGIPEIINDGGEGYLVQPGDAKALAAAIYKCIIEPDISDRLAKNGYAKACRMFDNNNLLQQHWLLAKEVILSQSSGVVNE, encoded by the coding sequence ATGAACCAAGAGAACAAATCTTCTGTTTTCATAATTACTGGAATGCACCGTTCTGGTACTTCCTTGACTGCATCGTTAATGCAAAGTGCGGGAGTCAATATAGGTGAAAGATTAATGGGTGCAGCTCCTAGTAACCCAAAAGGCCATTTTGAAAACTTAGACTTCGTAGGTTTTCACGAATATGCTTTGCGTTCTCAAGGTATTAGTCAGGAAGGATGGACAATACATAAGGGTATCCATGTACCACAGCAATTGCTTGATAAAGCAAAACTAATTATCGCTGACAACGCAACGCTGAATTACTGGGGATGGAAAGATCCACGCACTACTCTTTTCTTAGATTTTTGGGAAAAGTTACTACCGCAAGCATATTTTATATTTACATATAGATCGCCTTGGGAAGTTATCGATTCTTTATATCGTCGGGGAGATGAAATATTTTATAGCAATCCTAAATACGCTTTACAAATCTGGATGCACTATAACAAAATCATCTTAGATTTTTATCATCAGTTTCCAGATAAATGTATTCTATTAAATACTGATACTATAATTGCCGACTATACTGTTATATCAACGTTATGTGGAAATAAATTTGGTCTCAAACTTAAAGATCCTAGTGAAGGCATTGCAGATAAATCATTGATGAGTAATTTAGCATCAAAGGCTCACAGACAGATGCTAATTAAAAAGTTTTTTTCAGAAGCAGTGGAATTATATAATGATTTAAATGAACAAGCTGATTTAAAATGCCAGTCAGTTCACATAGATCCATTGGAAGTTGATATTTCTTTTAGAGACTGGGCTCTTCAAGATTGGCTTGATATTTACAAAATTAGGAAAGATTCAAAAATAGAATTAGAGCGTTCGCAGTCTAATTTACAACAGACTCAGACAGAATTAGAGCGTTCGCAGTCTAATTTACAACAGACTCAGGCAGAATTAGAGCATTCACAGTCTCAACTGCAACAGACTCAGGCAGAATTAGAGCGTTCGCAGTCTAATTTACAACAGACTCAGGCAGAATTAGAGCATTCGCAGTCTAATTTACAACAGACTCAGGCAGAATTAGAGCGTTCGCAGTCTAATTTACAACAAACTCAGACAGAATTAGAGCGTTCGCAGTCTAATTTACAACAAACTCAGACAGAATTAGAGCGTTCGCAGTCTAATTTACAACAAACTCAGACAAAATTAGAGCGTTCGCAGTCTAATTTACAACAAACTCAGACAGAATTAGAGCGTTCGCAGTCTAATTTACAACAAACTCAGACAAAATTAGAGCGTTCGCAGTCTAATTTACAACAAACTCAGACAGAATTAGAGCGTTCGCAGTCTAATTTACAACAAACTCAGACAGAATTAGAGCGTTCGCAGTCTAATTTACAACAAACTCAGACAAAACCAAATTTTCAAAGAATCAACACTCGTCTAAGATTTTTTAATCATCCACTAATAAAAGTTGTTACAAAATTTTATGGATTAAATGAAATATCTCCCACTGGATATCTGCAAGGCAATTTAGAGACACCAAGTCCTCAAGAAAATAATATTAATGATACGTTCTTAGTTTCAGGTTGGGTTTTCAGCAGAGAAACCAAAATTAAATCTCTCACTTTGGTGATAGACAGCTTAGTAGAAGAGCTTGAGTACGGATTTTCCCGCCCTGATGTATCTCAAGCATATCCAGATGTGGAAAATGCAGGTTTATCAGGATTTATCCATAGTTTGATTTTAAACAATCAACACCCCGGCTATACAGATATTCAAATTTGGGCAATTTTTGAAACTGGACAACCAATTTGTTGTTTTGCCAGACGTGTTAATTTTCAACCTCTCAGTCGAAGTAACTATATAAAAAATAAAGGGAGTCTAAGGAATCTTCTTTTATTTGTGCGTAGTGTGATAATCAAGGCCATAACTGCCTATAAACAGGGAAGATTACCACTTTCTCCAACTTTATGGATTTATCATCTACGACGTTATTATAGGCAAATTCAGGATTTTCAAAATACAGAGATAAAATACTCAGGCATAATTCATCCCTGGGAAACGCAAGATTTATATCAAAGATGGCTTCAGACTAATGTATTGTCATCAAGTCTTTTAGGTAGGATGAAAAGAGATGCTGAAAAACTGGCCCCAAAGGGAGTAAAAATTAGCATTGTCGTACCTGTTTACAACACTCCTAAGCATTTTCTCAAAGAAATGATTGACTCAGTAAGAAGTCAAATATATACAAATTGGGAATTATGCATTGCTGATGATGCCTCTACCAAGCCTCATCTTAAAGAATTGTTGCAACAAGTAATGGCAGAAGATTCACGAATCAAAGTCATTTTTCGCCAAGAAAACGGCCATATTGTAGAGGCTACTAATTCTGCATTGAAAATTACCACAGGTGATTATGTAGCGTTGCTGGATCATGATGACATTTTATCTAGTGATGCACTATTGCATGTTGCCGAATGTATAGACAAACATCCTGAAGTAGACTGGATTTATACTGATGAAGACAAAATAAACGAATCTGGATACCACTTCGATCCACAAATGAAGAGTTCGTGGAATCCTGAGATGGCAATTACTCACAACTTCACCCACCACCTGACAGTTATCCGCAAAACTCTGATCGATCGACTTGATGGAATGCGAAAGGGGTTTGAGGGCGCACAGGATCTCGATTTATTTTTGCGTGTGAGTGAAAAAACAACACCAGATAAAATTCAGCACATCCCTCATGTATGTTATCACTGGCGAACACATCCTGAAAGCACTGCTTCACATGGTACTCAAAAGCAGTACGTATTTAATAGCGCCTACAATGCTATAGAAGATGCAATTCAACGCAGGGGTTTAAGAGCTAAAACGTTTTTACCCCCAATTGCTAAACAACATGGCTTATGCTTGCACCAGATCAAATGGGATAATTCCCTAATAGCAGAAAATCCTGTCACAATTGTTATTCCTACAAAGGATAGAGTAGACCTATTAAAAAAATGCATTTCCAGTCTAGAAAAAACAGTAGATCGGCGCTTTGTCAAACTATTAATAATTGATGACTGCTCGACAGAACAATCAACTCACCAATACTTTAAAAAATTACAAGAAGACTATGTATTACAATGTCGCGTTATTCACTCCAAACGTAAAATAGATGTTTTTAATTATGCCCATTTAATGAATTTAGCTTGCGATCACATCGATACACCGTATATGCTTCATCTTAATAATGATGTACAAGCATTAGAGCTAGGTTGGTTAGAAGATATGGTTGGTTGGATGTCTATAGATGGTGTGGGCGTAGTTGGCGCTAAACTTTTATATCCCGATAACACTATTCAACACGCTGGAGTTGTCGTTGGGCCGCACAATGGACTTGCCGACCACTTATTTAATCATTTGCATAAAGAGGAAATTGGCTATATTTGTTTACCCCATGCAGCACGGAACGTTTCAGCAGTGACGGGTGCTTGTATGCTAACTTCAACCAACTTGTATCGCGAACTTGGTGGCTTTGATGAAGATAATTTTGCAGTCGAGTATAACGATGTTGATTATTGCTTACGCGTATTGCAATCTGGAAAACGTATTGTTTATACACCTCAAACCATCCTGATACACGAGACTAGCGCATCTAGAGGTAAAAGTTATAACCCCAGAGAACATATTAACTTTATTAAAAAATATAAGGAGTTTACAGATCCATTCTTTAGTAGAAATTTAAATATAAATTCTATGCTAATGGCTATTAATCCTTACCATTATAGCCATGTAAATAGAATATCAAAGGCAAAAATTCTCTTTATTACTCACAATCTAAATCTAGAAGGAGCACCACTAATTGTTTATAATTATGCTCGTTATTTTGCAAGCAAAGGTGGTTATGATATATGTGTAATTTCTTCTAAAGATGGTATTTTGCGACAAGAGTATGAGGATTTAAATATTCCGGTTAAAATTTTCCAAGAAACATTATCTTTACAAAAAGAAAATTTACAAAAGTATCACCACCGTCTCCAAGAAATCGGCGAAAGTCTGAACTTAAAATCCTATGACTTAGTGGTATGTAATACCTTACTCAGCTTTTGGGGCATAGAGTTAGCGAAACTCTTTAAGTTGCCAACTATCTGGCATATTCATGAAAGTCAAAATCTAGATAGGAGCATCAATAATTTCTTTAGTCATGCATCTAAAGAAATTACGCAGAAAATATTGCCAGATTGTTTTGTCAATGCTACTAGAGTAATTTATCAGGCTGAAGCTACGCGCAGAATTTTTCATCAATTTGATATCAAAGGAAATTTCCGCACTATACCAGGGGGAATTGACTTAGAAAAAATAAAATATTTTCGGAATACGCATAATAAATCTCATCTGCGTGATAAGTATAAAATTAGTCAAGAACATCTGGTGATTTCTATAATTGGAACTACCTGTCAGCGCAAAGGTCAACACATATTTATCGAAGCTATTAAAGAGTTGGAGAAACTTTGTCCAGACAATTTTGCTAATATATCTTGTCTCATAGTAGGTGCAAGAAATAGTACATACATAGATAGCAACTATCTATGCTTATTAAAGCGTCAAATACAAGACTTATCGCTTAAGAACGTTTCCATTTATTTTGAAACCATAGATGTTTATGATTTTTATGCGTTGAGTGATATTTTTGTCTGTGCATCTTTTGAAGAGTCTTTTCCCAGAGTATTGCTAGAAGCAATGGCATTTGAATTAAAGATTATCAGCACTGATGTATTTGGCATTCCAGAAATAATCAATGATGGAGGTGAAGGCTATTTGGTACAGCCAGGGGATGCCAAAGCCCTAGCTGCTGCAATTTATAAATGCATCATTGAGCCAGATATATCAGATCGTTTGGCAAAAAATGGTTACGCAAAAGCATGTCGGATGTTTGATAATAATAATCTTCTTCAACAACATTGGTTACTAGCAAAAGAAGTGATTTTGAGTCAGTCTTCAGGCGTAGTAAATGAATAG